One genomic segment of Helianthus annuus cultivar XRQ/B chromosome 14, HanXRQr2.0-SUNRISE, whole genome shotgun sequence includes these proteins:
- the LOC110908568 gene encoding protein ECERIFERUM 26: MVLSNEQSPIYDIKISTVGPGHVSGQGVVQELTGMDLAMKLHYIRTVYYFQSQAFEGLTIINIKETIFYWMNHAYIPCGRFRKSDSGRPYIKCNDCGVRFIEASCNMSLDEWLESRDDARHKLLVPSQVLGPDLLYSPPVLMQLTKFKGGGTAVGVSWAHVLGDAFTAAAFMNLWGQAIRKQYPAQPLRMAHSNNEAQKSQSPIKEPLAIKRVGPVGDHWVSSNDTKMGSYSFDVSWAELTRLRSKICGDKDNQKLSPFESICIVVWQCVAKIKHGSDVKTVTICQKDPENSFVGVITNKVQTVKVVKTDVSVEELSPMELGLLIMNQAVDETKIIEEAMESDIELPDFLVYGANLTFVDLHEAPVYDLNIRGHKPVCVNCSIDNVGDEGVVLVFPSRKDHFDGVTVSITLPENHISDLRSMLKKEWSL; the protein is encoded by the exons ATGGTGTTGTCGAACGAACAAAGCCCGATATACGACATCAAGATTTCAACGGTTGGACCAGGACATGTATCCGGTCAAGGTGTGGTTCAAGAGCTAACCGGCATGGACCTAGCCATGAAGCTTCACTACATCCGGACCGTTTACTATTTCCAAAGCCAAGCATTTGAAGGGTTAACCATCATCAACATTAAGGAGACCATCTTCTATTGGATGAACCACGCCTATATCCCTTGTGGGCGCTTTAGGAAGTCCGACTCTGGCCGGCCCTATATCAAGTGCAATGATTGTGGGGTGCGGTTTATTGAGGCTAGCTGCAACATGAGTCTAGATGAGTGGCTCGAGTCAAGAGATGATGCAAGACATAAGCTTCTTGTTCCTAGCCAAGTCCTTGGTCCGGACTTGCTTTATTCTCCACCAGTTTTAATGCAG ttaaccaagtttaaagGCGGAGGGACAGCTGTTGGGGTGAGTTGGGCCCATGTCTTAGGAGATGCATTCACAGCCGCGGCGTTTATGAACCTGTGGGGACAAGCTATAAGgaaacaatacccggcccaaccACTCCGTATGGCCcattcaaacaatgaagcccaaAAATCCCAAAGCCCAATAAAAGAACCGCTCGCTATAAAACGGGTTGGGCCAGTCGGTGACCATTGGGTCTCTTCGAATGACACGAAAATGGGAAGTTATTCTTTCGATGTTTCTTGGGCCGAGTTGACCCGCCTTCGGTCAAAGATATGTGGAGATAAAGACAATCAAAAGTTATCGCCATTCGAGTCGATTTGCATCGTGGTTTGGCAATGTGTAGCCAAGATTAAACATGGGTCGGATGTGAAGACGGTGACAATTTGCCAAAAGGACCCGGAAAATTCATTCGTAGGGGTTATTACAAACAAAGTCCAAACGGTTAAGGTGGTGAAAACAGACGTTTCTGTTGAGGAATTGAGTCCAATGGAACTCGGGTTGCTGATTATGAATCAAGCCGTGGATGAGACGAAGATAATCGAGGAAGCGATGGAATCAGACATCGAATTACCGGACTTTCTGGTATATGGAGCGAatttgacttttgttgacttgcATGAAGCCCCGGTTTATGATTTGAATATAAGAGGACATAAGCCCGTTTGTGTAAACTGTTCTATTGATAATGTTGGAGATGAAGGTGTCGTGTTGGTTTTTCCATCACGGAAAGACCACTTTGATGGAGTTACGGTTAGCATCACCCTTCCGGAGAATCACATATCGGATCTTAGATCGATGCTTAAGAAAGAGTGGTCTCTTTGA
- the LOC110906848 gene encoding uncharacterized protein LOC110906848: MDSPSSASMVNFYFKEFFADGDDSTDEEVEQEAVTSACQLAVRYVKHCRRPEPEKNKRGYIERDRRAAHDRLMKDYFDEAPTFLNQMFRRRFRMSKRLFLRIVDDLEANYDYFKQKADGRGALGFTGIQKCTSALRILAYVNTTDINDEYLKMGEKTTRDTLEHFCRGIIDVYGARYLRTPTWDNLQKIYEVHSAEHGLPGMIGSIDCMHWRWDNCPTAWRGQHTRGDQKGPTVILQAVASQDLWVWSAYFGVVGSCNDINVFEQSPLLEEWISGKAPKASFYANGNYYPHGYYLCGGIYGRYSIFVKTFSDPIDEKRANFKKVQEYSRKDIERCFGVLKQRWQYLKNPCRAWNKQKMRDAMYACIIMHNMILEDEGKAIRQNYVPEAVQEDHPQASMEERVNNARELRYEPYHSALMVDLVQHAWSVRYVPPEGD; this comes from the exons atggATTCCCCTAGTTCTGCATCCATGGTGAATTTTTACTTCAAAGAGTTTTTTGCGGATGGCGATGATTCCACCGACGAGGAGGtcgagcaagaggcggttacgagtgcTTGTCAACTAGCGGTGAGATATGTGAAGCATTGTCGTCGCCCCGAAccagaaaaaaataaaagaggtTATATTGAACGAGACCGACGCGCGGCACACGATCGTTTGATGAAAGATTATTTTGATGAGGCACCGACATTTTTGAACcaaatgtttaggcgtcgtttccgaATGAGTAAGCGGTTGTTTCTACGCATCGTCGACGACTTGGAAGCCAACtacgattattttaaacaaaaagcggATGGGAGAGGAGCACTTGGATTTACCGGTATCCAAAAGTGTACGTCGGCGTTACGAATCCTTGCTTATGTAAACACaaccgacatcaacgacgagtatctaAAAATGGGCGAGAAAACAACGCGAGACACCTTGGAGCATTTTTGTCGCG GTATTATTGATGTGTATGGTGCGCGTTATCTTAGAACGCCCACATGGGACAACCTTCAAAAGATCTACGAGGTACATTCGGCGGAGCATGGTTTGCCTGGTATGATCGGGAGCATAGATTGCATGCATTGGCGTTGGGATAACTGCCCGACCGCATGGCGAGGCCAACACACACGGGGTGACCAAAAAGGACCCACTGTTATTCTTCAGGCGGTTGCTTCacaggacctttgggtttggtcggcttactttggcgtggtcgggtcatgcaatgatatAAATGTTTTTGAACAATCTCCGTTGTTAGAGGAGTGGATTTCTGGCAAAGCTCCAAAAGCGTCGTTTTACGCAAATGGAAACTACTACCCTCATGGATATTATTTGTGCGGCGGAATTTATGGTAGGTATTCGATTTTCGTGAAGACGTTTAGTGATCCTATTGATGAAAAAAGAGCAAactttaaaaaggttcaagagtATTCACGCAAagacattgagagatgctttggggttcttaaaCAACGCTGGCAATATTTGAAaaatccttgtcgtgcatggaacaagcaaaaaatgagagatgctatgtacgcttgtataatcatgcacaacatgattttggaagacgaaggaaaggcgataCGCCAGAATTATGTGCCAGAAGCCGTTCAAGAGGACCATCCACAGGcgtcaatggaagaaagagtgaataATGCGCGAGAGTTGCGTTATGAACCGTACCATTCCGCGTTAATGGTTGATTTGGTACAAcacgcatggtcggttcggtaTGTACCACCTGAGGGTGATTAA